One Chaetodon trifascialis isolate fChaTrf1 chromosome 12, fChaTrf1.hap1, whole genome shotgun sequence DNA window includes the following coding sequences:
- the klhl41a gene encoding kelch-like protein 41a has translation MDPQGLREDLRLFQTTLLQDGLKELLNENKLIDCVLKVGDRSIPCHRLILSACSPHFRELFFSGDGKEVDKKEVALENLDASLMEAIVNYMYSAEIDINDNNVQDLLAVANRFQIPSVFTVCVNYLQKKLSKKNCLAIYRLGLMLNCPRLAIAARDYIADRFKTIAEDEDFLELAPPELFAIIGADALNVEKEELVFETLMRWIRKDKEKRVKSLEEAFDYIRFRLLPEKYFKEKVEKDDLIKTDPELLKKVKVIKEAFAGKLPERKKGQGDEEGEEGKLPGYLNDNRRYGMFAKDMVVMINDTAAVAYDAHENECFLAAMAEQIPRNHVSLVSKKNNLYVLGGLFVDEEDKENPLQCYLYQLDSLAVEWIALPPMPSPRCLFAMGEFENLIFAVAGKDLESNESHDTVMCYDTEKMKWTETKKLPMKIHGHCVVSANGLVYCIGGKMDDNKATNKMFAYNHKKSEWKEVASMKAARSMFGAVIHNGKIVVAGGVTEEGLTAACEAYDFGTNKWSPFTDFPQERSSVNLVSCGGLLYAVGGFAMVENENKECAPSEIIDIWQYEEDKKQWTGMIREMRYAAGASCVSMCLNAAKMPKL, from the exons ATGGATCCCCAAGGCTTGAGGGAAGATCTCCGTCTGTTTCAGACCACTTTGCTGCAGGATGGACTCAAAGAGCTCCTGAACGAGAACAAGTTGATTGACTGCGTGCTGAAAGTTGGAGACAGAAGCATCCCCTGCCATCGGCTCATCCTGTCAGCTTGTAGTCCGCATTTCCGGGAGCTGTTCTTCTCAGGGGACGGCAAGGAGGTGGACAAAAAGGAGGTTGCTCTGGAGAACCTGGATGCCAGCCTTATGGAGGCGATTGTAAATTACATGTACTCAGCGGAGATTGATATCAATGACAACAATGTGCAGGATCTTCTGGCCGTTGCCAACCGCTTCCAAATCCCCTCGGTGTTCACAGTTTGTGTAAATTATCTGCAGAAGAAGCTGTCAAAGAAGAACTGCCTCGCCATCTACAGGCTGGGACTGATGCTGAACTGCCCCAGGCTGGCGATCGCGGCTCGAGATTACATTGCGGATCGGTTTAAGACCATAGCCGAGGATGAGGATTTCCTAGAGCTTGCTCCACCTGAGCTCTTTGCCATTATCGGAGCAGATGCACTGAATGTAGAAAAAGAGGAGCTCGTGTTCGAGACCCTCATGAGGTGGATcaggaaagacaaagagaagcgTGTGAAATCCTTGGAAGAGGCCTTCGACTACATTCGCTTCCGTTTACTCCCAGAGAAGTACTTcaaggagaaggtggagaaggaTGACCTCATTAAGACCGACCCTGAGCTGCTCAAAAAAGTCAAAGTCATAAAAGAAGCTTTTGCAGGGAAGCTtccagagaggaaaaagggacAAGGTGacgaggaaggagaggagggcaaGTTGCCCGGCTATCTGAACGATAACCGCAGATATGGCATGTTTGCCAAAGACATGGTTGTGATGATCAATGACACTGCCGCCGTGGCCTATGACGCCCATGAGAACGAATGCTTTCTCGCTGCGATGGCAGAGCAGATCCCCCGAAACCACGTCAGTCTGGTGTCAAAGAAGAACAATCTGTATGTGTTGGGGGGCCTGTTTGTAGAtgaagaggacaaagaaaacCCACTGCAGTGTTACCTCTACCAG TTGGACAGTCTGGCTGTTGAATGGATCGCTCTGCCGCCCATGCCCTCCCCCAGGTGTTTGTTCGCGATGGGGGAGTTTGAAAATCTCATCTTTGCTGTCGCAGGAAAAGATTTAGAGTCCAATGAGTCTCATGACACTGTTATGTGCTATGACACAGA AAAAATGAAGTGGACTGAAACCAAAAAGTTGCCCATGAAAATCCACGGCCACTGTGTGGTCTCAGCGAACGGGCTGGTGTACTGTATCGGAGGCAAAATGGATGACAA TAAAGCGACCAATAAGATGTTTGCGTACAATCACAAGAAGTCAGAGTGGAAGGAGGTGGCGTCCATGAAGGCAGCCAGATCGATGTTTGGCGCCGTAATCCACAACGGGAAGATTGTCGTCGCTGGGGGAGTCACTGAAGAAGGCCTCACAGCGGCGTGCGAAGCCTACGACTTTGGAACCAACAA GTGGTCACCCTTCACAGACTTTCCTCAGGAGAGGAGTTCAGTGAACCTGGTCAGCTGTGGAGGCTTGCTGTACGCCGTAGGAGGCTTCGCCATGGTGGAGAAC
- the bbs5 gene encoding BBSome complex member BBS5, which yields MASVLDALWEDRDVRFDITAQQMKTRPGEALIDCLDSIEDTKGNNGDRGRLLVTNLRIIWHSLALPRVNLSVGYNSIINITTRTANSKLRGQTEALYILTKSNNTRFEFIFTNVVPGSPRLFTSVIAVHRAYETSKMYRDLKLRAALIQNKQLRLLPREQVYDKINGVWNLSSDQGNLGTFFITNVRIVWHANMNESFNVSIPYLQIWSIRIRDSKFGLALVIESSRQSGGYVLGFKIDPVDKLQDALKEINSLHKVYSANPIFGVDYEMEEKPQPLEELTVEQPPDDVEIEPDEQTDAFTAYFADGNKQQDREPVYSEELGLAIERLKDGFTLQGLWEVMG from the exons ATGGCATCTGTTTTAGATGCTCTGTGGGAAGACAGAGACGTTAGATTCGACATAACAGCCCA GCAGATGAAAACACGTCCAGGAGAAGCACTAATAGACTGCCTGGACTCCATAGAAGACACGAAGGGAAACAACGGAGATCGAG GACGACTGCTCGTTACAAACCTGAGGATCATTTGGCATTCTTTGGCTCTGCCAAGAGTCAATTTGT ctgtgggTTACAACTCCATCATTAACATCACAACAAGGACAGCTAACTCA AAATTGAGAGGCCAAACCGAAGCGCTCTACATCTTGACAAAGTCCAACAACACAAGATTTGAGTTCATCTTCACCAATGTGGTTCCAGGAAGTCCACGACTCTTTACTTCTGTCATTGCTGTTCACAG GGCCTATGAGACATCTAAAATGTACAGGGACCTGAAATTACGAGCCGCTCTCATTCAAAATAAGCAGCTAAGGCTCTTGCCCCGGGAGCAAGTGTATGATAAAATTAATGGAGTTTGGAATTTATCCAGTGATCAG GGGAACCTCGGAACCTTCTTTATCACCAATGTTCGGATTGTGTGGCACGCCAACATGAATGAGAGCTTCAATGTCAGCATTCCTTACCTTCAGATT tGGTCCATCAGAATAAGAGACTCAAAGTTCGGCTTGGCTTTGGTGATAGAGAGTTCACGCCAG AGTGGTGGCTATGTGCTCGGCTTTAAGATTGACCCTGTGGATAAGCTTCAGGACGCACTGAAGGAAATCAACTCCTTGCATAAGGTGTACTCTGCCAACCCCATCTTTGGAGTGGACtatgaaatggaagaaaag CCCCAGCCGTTGGAAGAACTCACAGTGGAACAGCCTCCTGATGACGTGGAGATTGAGCCCGATGAGCAGACCGATGCTTTCACA GCTTACTTTGCTGATGGAAATAAG CAACAAGACCGCGAGCCGGTTTATTCCGAGGAACTGGGCCTCGCCATTGAAAGGCTGAAGGATGGCTTCACGCTTCAAGGACTGTGGGAAGTTATGGGCTGA
- the col28a2a gene encoding collagen, type XXVIII, alpha 2a — MLPSFTSVLLVTALTSVWAQDLYEERKTNKKSKAKPLAANIHDGQAILDEDCSLELSFLLDSSESAKDNHEQEKQFAMNVVDRLQGVRLQTGRSLSLRVALLQYSSHVITEQTFRDWKGTENFKTRIAPIIYIGHGTYTTFAITNVTKLYLEESSPGSIRVAVLLTDGISHPRNPDLFSAVADAKNQGIKFFTLGITRAANEPANVAQLRLIASPPASHFLHNLQDKDIVENIITEITGLADEGCPLAQRCTCEKGERGSNGPAGKKGRPGDDGAPGLKGQKGEAGLSGLPGREGAEGKPGYKGEKGERGECGTPGIKGDRGPEGSAGGRGLRGLQGLPGPHGDIGPEGPQGKQGERGPAGPPGIQGETGIGLPGPKGDMGFPGRSGPPGPPGMGEPGLSGPQGPQGVQGERGPHGEGFPGAKGDRGLPGPRGPRGQQGAGIKGEKGELGPPGLTGSPGPTGVGIQGEKGIEGPRGPPGTRGLTGEGLPGSKGDQGLPGEQGAPGERGIGEPGPKGEPGASGSGGLPGLPGEDGAPGQKGEPGLPGLRGPDGAQGIGIQGEKGDQGLRGIRGLHGPPGISGPSGPKGERGIPGQQGMSGQPGRSISGPKGDVGPAGPSGPVGETGHGIPGPKGERGHQGLPGPVGPKGEGLPGPVGPPGLPGLPGEPGTEGIGIPGPKGDIGFRGLPGLPGPPGEGFQGPPGNVGRPGPPGPNGPPGEGIQGPKGEPGSQGMTGPRGPQGDGFSGAKGDRGLQGERGMKGTKGDMGDSGVPGEAGKPGTKGEPGLTREDIIKLIKEICGCGIKCKERPMELVFVIDSSESVGPENFEIIKDFVTRLVERTTVGRNATRIGLVLYSLDVHLEFNLARYMTKQDVKQAIRKIPYMGEGTYTGTAIRKATQEAFFSARSGVRKVAIVITDGQTDKREPVKLDIAVREAHAANIEMYALGIVNSSDPTQAEFLRELNLIASDPDSEHMYLIDDFNTLPALESKLVSQFCEDENGALIYNHITNAHWNGNNGRGYGINGNNGHGENANGHNGYGNNGYIHGNNGFGNNGNGYNYQEEIQNQRRTNSRGRGDTFTLPISADPLPVQVVEDDEGEDLDLRAQGWAGGSVAVVNKASSSSSSVRSSSSSTSSSTTSLSTVGSNSSLSSKHLQPVLSPALPEGNPSLDPRCSLSLDQGTCRNYSIQWYYDKQANACAQFWYGGCGGNDNRYETEEECKKTCVLLRTG, encoded by the exons ATGCTCCCCTCCTTTACGTCAGTGCTGCTGGTCACAGCACTGACCAGTGTCTGGGCCCAAGACCTTTATGAAGAGAGGAAGACTAACAAGAAATCCAAGgcaaaacctctggctgcaAACATTCATGATGGACAAG ccATCCTAGATGAGGACTGCAGCTTGGAGCTCTCCTTCCTGTTGGACAGCTCAGAGAGTGCCAAGGACAATCATGAGCAGGAAAAGCAGTTTGCTATGAATGTGGTGGACAGACTGCAAGGGGTACGGCTGCAGACTGGCCGCAGCCTGAGCTTGAGGGTGGCTCTGCTGCAGTACAGCAGTCACGTTATCACAGAGCAAACCTTCAGAGACTGGAAAGGCACAGAGAACTTCAAGACCCGCATAGCTCCCATCATCTACATTGGGCACGGCACCTATACGACCTTCGCCATCACCAACGTGACCAAGCTCTACCTGGAGGAATCCAGCCCTGGCAGCATCAGAGTGGCTGTGCTGCTCACAGACGGGATATCCCACCCGAGGAACCCTgaccttttctctgctgttgctgatgCCAAGAACCAGGGCATCAAATTCTTTACTTTGGGCATCACCCGCGCAGCCAATGAGCCAGCCAACGTAGCCCAACTCCGTCTGATCGCCAGCCCCCCCGCCTCCCACTTCCTCCACAATTTACAGGACAAAGACATTGTTGAAAATATCATCACTGAGATT ACTGGCTTGGCTGATGAAGGC tgCCCTTTGGCTCAGAGGTGCACTTgtgagaagggagagagggggtCAAATGGGCCTGCG GGGAAAAAAGGTCGCCCTGGAGATGATGGAGCCCCGGGGCTTAAAGGGCAAAAG GGTGAAGCAGGACTAAGTGGTCTACCTGGGCGAGAAGGCGCTGAG GGAAAACCAGGCTACAAAGGAGAGAAG GGTGAGAGGGGTGAGTGTGGGACTCCAGGAATAAAAGGAGACAGG GGTCCTGAGGGTTCAGCTGGTGGAAGAGGATTAAGAGGTCTGCAG GGGTTACCAGGACCACATGGAGACATTGGACCAGAGGGCCCTCAGGGAAAGCAG GGTGAACGTGGCCCAGCTGGCCCTCCAGGAATTCAGGGGGAAACTGGCATTGGACTACCTGGACCAAAA GGTGACATGGGATTCCCAGGCCGATCGGGTCCTCCAGGTCCTCCAGGCATGGGTGAACCTGGCCTTTCT GGACCTCAAGGACCACAAGGTGTTCAAGGAGAGAGAGGACCCCATGGTGAGGGATTTCCTGGAGCAAAG GGGGATCGGGGGCTTCCTGGACCGAGGGGGCCAAGGGGACAGCAGGGTGCAGGAATCAAAGGAGAAAAG GGTGAATTGGGGCCTCCAGGTCTTACAGGGTCACCTGGACCAACAGGAGTGGGCATACAGGGAGAGAAG GGAATAGAGGGTCCAAGAGGTCCACCAGGAACCAGAGGACTTACAGGAGAGGGTTTACCTGGATCTAAG GGAGACCAAGGTTTACCAGGAGAGCAGGGAGCTCCAGGAGAGAGGGGCATTGGTGAGCCTGGTCCAAAG GGAGAGCCTGGAGCATCTGGTTCAGGCGGCCTGCCTGGTCTTCCAGGAGAAGATGGAGCTCCAGGGCAGAAG GGGGAGCCTGGTTTACCTGGTTTAAGAGGTCCTGATGGAGCACAAGGAATTGGAATTCAAGGAGAGAAG GGTGACCAGGGACTGAGGGGCATCCGTGGATTACATGGACCTCCTGGAATCTCAGGACCCTCTGGACCAAAG GGTGAGCGTGGAATACCAGGCCAGCAGGGCATGTCAGGGCAGCCGGGACGGTCCATATCAGGTCCAAAG GGTGATGTAGGCCCTGCTGGTCCCTCCGGTCCTGTTGGGGAAACAGGCCATGGAATACCTGGTCCAAAG GGTGAACGTGGTCATCAGGGTTTACCAGGTCCAGTTGGTCCAAAAGGCGAAGGCCTCCCCGGCCCTGTG GGTCCTCCAGGTTTACCAGGCTTACCAGGCGAACCGGGCACAGAGGGAATAGGAATTCCTGGTCCCAAA ggtgACATTGGCTTTAGAGGATTGCCAGGTTTACCTGGCCCACCTGGAGAGGGCTTCCAAGGACCACCT ggTAATGTTGGGAGGCCAGGGCCTCCTGGTCCAAATGGACCTCCAGGAGAAGGCATTCAAGGCCCAAAG GGTGAGCCAGGATCTCAAGGTATGACTGGGCCTAGAGGGCCTCAAGGAGACGGATTTTCTGGAGCTAAG GGTGATCGTGGATTACAGGGTGAGAGGGGAATGAAAGGTACAAAGGGAGACATGGGGGATTCTGGAGTCCCTGGTGAAGCG GGGAAGCCAGGAACAAAAGGAGAACCAGGCCTCACA agGGAGGACATCATCAAGCTCATCAAAGAAATCTGTG gaTGTGGCATCAAGTGCAAAGAAAGGCCAATGGAACTTGTGTTCGTCATCGACAGCTCAGAGAGCGTTGGCCCCGAGAATTTTGAAATCATCAAGGACTTTGTCACCAGGTTGGTGGAGCGGACCACAGTCGGACGCAACGCCACCAGAATCGGACTAGTCCTCTACAGTCTGGACGTCCATTTGGAATTTAACTTGGCTAGATACATGACCAAACAGGATGTTAAGCAGGCAATCAGAAAAATACCATACATGGGTGAAGGCACCTACACTGGCACTGCCATCAGAAAGGCCACTCAGGAGGCTTTCTTCAGCGCTCGGTCTGGAGTCAGAAAAGTAGCCATCGTCATCACTGATGGTCAGACTGACAAACGAGAACCTGTCAAACTTGACATAGCAGTGAGGGAAGCTCATGCTGCAAACATTGAGATGTACGCCCTGGGAATTGTCAATTCCTCTGATCCTACACAGGCTGAGTTCCTGCGAGAGCTCAACCTCATTGCCTCTGACCCCGACAGTGAACACATGTACCTCATTGATGATTTCAACACTCTACCAG ctctggAGTCTAAACTTGTCAGCCAGTTCTGTGAAGATGAAAATGGTGCCCTTATTTACAATCACATAACAAATGCACACTGGAATGGCAACAATGGCCGTGGGTATGGTATTAATGGAAACAATGGACATGGAGAGAATGCCAATGGACATAATGGTTATGGCAATAATGGATATATTCATGGAAACAATGGCTTTGGGAACAATGGGAATGGCTACAATTACCAAGAGGAGATCCAAAATCAGAGACGCACCAACAGCCGAGGACGTGGAGACACTTTCACGCTGCCAATCAGTGCTGATCCCCTCCCCGTTCAG GTggtggaggatgatgaaggtgaagatTTAGACCTAAGAGCCCAGGGGTGGGCTGGTGGATCTGTAGCTGTAGTTAacaaagcatcatcatcatcatcgtcagtgagatcttcatcctcttctACATCTTCATCCACAACATCTTTGTCAACAGTGGGCTCCAATTCATCTTTAAGCTCTAAACATTTGCAACCTGTGCTGAGTCCAGCCCTGCCTGAAG GAAACCCTTCTCTTGATCCCCGGTGTAGCCTCAGCTTGGATCAAGGCACCTGCCGAAACTATAGCATCCAATGGTACTATGACAAGCAGGCCAATGCCTGTGCACAGTTTTGGTACGGAGGCTGTGGTGGAAATGACAACCGTTACGAAACAGAAGAGGAATGCAAGAAGACATGTGTTCTTCTCAGAACAG GATAA